From Nymphaea colorata isolate Beijing-Zhang1983 chromosome 6, ASM883128v2, whole genome shotgun sequence, a single genomic window includes:
- the LOC116256789 gene encoding molybdate transporter 2 produces MEAEEEQRTPLLPQHSHRCLSHCTGSFRLKTSLSSELSGAVGDLGTFIPIVLALTLVNHLDLGTTLIFTGLYNIATGYLFGVPMPVQPMKSIAAVAIAEGPNPLTVAQIAAAGISTAAVLLLLGVTGLMAVFYRLIPLPVVRGIQLAQGLSFAFSAVKYIRFSQNVSTGKSESPRPFLGLDGLLLALFSLCFIILVTGSGSGSGSGCCNGPSTSSNRTNNSESGHEDRKTRPRIPAALIIFFIGIALCFIRNPAIVKNLKFGPSRISLLAISMEDWKVGFLRAAIPQIPLSILNSVIAVCKLSTDLFPESGAHVSATTVSVSVGAMNLIGCWFGAMPVCHGAGGLAGQYRFGARSGFAVLALGLVKLVLGLVLGNSFKEIIGEFPTGVLGVLLLFSGIELAMASRDMNTKEESFVMLVCAAVSLTGSSAALGFGCGLLLFGLLRAREVDWVGPVRRRGWFGKSLGEDSAQAE; encoded by the coding sequence atggaggcggaggaggagcaGAGAACCCCACTTCTCCCTCAGCACTCACACCGATGCCTCTCCCACTGCACCGGCAGCTTCCGCTTGAAAACCAGCCTCTCGTCGGAGCTAAGCGGTGCCGTCGGCGACCTCGGCACCTTCATCCCCATAGTGCTGGCCCTGACACTGGTGAACCACCTGGACCTCGGCACCACCCTCATCTTCACCGGCCTCTACAACATCGCCACCGGCTACCTCTTCGGCGTTCCCATGCCCGTCCAGCCAATGAAGTCCATCGCAGCCGTGGCCATCGCCGAAGGCCCGAACCCTCTCACCGTCGCCCAAATTGCCGCCGCCGGCATATCCACCGCGgccgtcctcctcctcctaggGGTCACCGGCCTCATGGCCGTTTTCTACCGTCTTATCCCGCTGCCGGTGGTCCGAGGGATTCAGCTCGCGCAGGGCCTCTCTTTCGCCTTCTCGGCCGTGAAGTATATTCGCTTCTCCCAGAACGTCTCCACCGGAAAATCTGAGTCTCCGCGGCCGTTCCTCGGATTAGATGGCCTCCTTCTGGCTCTGTTTTCCCTGTGCTTCATCATCCTGGTCACCGGCTCCGGCTCCGGCTCCGGCTCAGGCTGTTGCAATGGACCCAGCACCTCCAGCAACAGAACCAACAATTCGGAATCAGGACACGAGGACCGGAAAACCCGGCCGCGGATTCCGGCAGCGTTGATCATCTTTTTTATTGGGATTGCTCTGTGCTTCATCAGGAACCCTGCGATCGTGAAGAACCTCAAGTTTGGTCCTTCCAGAATTTCTCTCTTGGCGATCTCAATGGAGGACTGGAAGGTTGGATTCTTGAGGGCTGCCATACCTCAGATCCCCCTTTCCATCCTCAACTCAGTCATCGCAGTCTGCAAGCTCTCCACCGATCTCTTCCCGGAGAGCGGCGCCCACGTGTCGGCGACGACGGTGTCGGTGAGCGTGGGCGCCATGAATCTCATAGGCTGCTGGTTTGGGGCGATGCCGGTCTGCCATGGCGCAGGCGGGCTGGCCGGGCAGTACAGGTTTGGTGCCCGGAGTGGGTTCGCGGTGCTCGCTCTCGGCTTGGTGAAGCTGGTGCTGGGCCTTGTTCTGGGGAACTCGTTCAAAGAGATCATTGGGGAGTTCCCGACAGGGGTTTTGGGGGTTCTGCTACTGTTTTCTGGCATCGAATTGGCAATGGCTTCCAGAGACATGAACACCAAGGAGGAGTCTTTTGTGATGTTGGTCTGTGCCGCGGTTTCGTTGACTGGCTCCAGCGCGGCGCTTGGGTTCGGCTGTGGGCTCCTGCTGTTTGGTTTGTTGAGGGCTAGGGAGGTCGACTGGGTTGGGCCGGTGAGAAGGAGAGGTTGGTTTGGGAAATCTTTAGGAGAGGATTCTGCTCAAGCTGAATAA
- the LOC116256381 gene encoding protein PARTING DANCERS homolog isoform X1, translating to MAGCRQNYRVQKSDSSTSGNLGIGVCMINNSWRDEQRPDFIQFVSSFLRANAYRLNFLPIAPVIFPQDIFYFHATLVPCIKFPEHEVQDFIFNNGGLSVAFIFITNWNPQNIPAIFGRITKLKNQFGHFYAVATICSAEQNESFINSYFKYGIEIGKPTFIIVDNPEMGFEKIVKIAYVKGECKRKDVISKLKTERELSVQVMEAYVNVITAIPGLDNHDASALIGSIGSIEALSKASKEFIMENTDLSAEKAELIEKFFKDPKYYLSPKFN from the exons ATGGCCGGCTGCCGGCAGAACTACAGAGTTCAGAAGAGCGATTCTTCTACTTCAGGAAATTTAG GTATCGGTGTCTGCATGATCAACAATTCATGGAGAGATGAGCAGCGTCCAGACTTTATAcaatttgtttcttcctttctgaGAGCGAATGCTTATCGGCTCAATTTCCTGCCAATTGCTCCCGTAATTTTCCCTCAAGATATATTTTACTTTCATGCCACACTAGTTCCATGTATTAAGTTCCCTGAGCATGAGGTACAGGACTTTATTTTCAACAATGGTGGACTGTCCGTCGCATTCATCTTTATTACAAATTGGAACCCTCAGAATATCCCAGCAATATTTGGCAG AATTACAAAGTTGAAAAACCAGTTTGGCCACTTCTATGCTGTTGCGACTATTTGTTCTGCAGAGCAGAACGAGTCATTCATTAATTCATATTTCAA ATATGGCATAGAGATTGGCAAACCCACATTTATCATAGTAGACAATCCAGAAATGGGATTTGAAAAGATTGTGAAGATTGCATATGTAAAAGGAG AATGTAAGAGAAAAGATGTAATCTCCAAGTTGAAGACTGAG CGTGAGCTTTCAGTGCAGGTTATGGAAGCTTATGTCAATGTAATCACTGCCATACCTGGACTTGACAACCATGATGCCAGTGCG CTTATTGGTTCCATTGGTTCCATCGAAGCATTGTCTAAAGCATCCAAGGAGTTCATAATGGAGAACACTGATCTTTCAGCTGAGAAAGCAGAACTAATTGAGAAATTCTTTAAAGATCCCAAGTATTATCTGTCTCCAAAATTTAACTAG
- the LOC116256381 gene encoding protein PARTING DANCERS homolog isoform X2 translates to MAGCRQNYRVQKSDSSTSGNLGIGVCMINNSWRDEQRPDFIQFVSSFLRANAYRLNFLPIAPVIFPQDIFYFHATLVPCIKFPEHEVQDFIFNNGGLSVAFIFITNWNPQNIPAIFGRITKLKNQFGHFYAVATICSAEQNESFINSYFKYGIEIGKPTFIIVDNPEMGFEKIVKIAYVKGECKRKDVISKLKTEVMEAYVNVITAIPGLDNHDASALIGSIGSIEALSKASKEFIMENTDLSAEKAELIEKFFKDPKYYLSPKFN, encoded by the exons ATGGCCGGCTGCCGGCAGAACTACAGAGTTCAGAAGAGCGATTCTTCTACTTCAGGAAATTTAG GTATCGGTGTCTGCATGATCAACAATTCATGGAGAGATGAGCAGCGTCCAGACTTTATAcaatttgtttcttcctttctgaGAGCGAATGCTTATCGGCTCAATTTCCTGCCAATTGCTCCCGTAATTTTCCCTCAAGATATATTTTACTTTCATGCCACACTAGTTCCATGTATTAAGTTCCCTGAGCATGAGGTACAGGACTTTATTTTCAACAATGGTGGACTGTCCGTCGCATTCATCTTTATTACAAATTGGAACCCTCAGAATATCCCAGCAATATTTGGCAG AATTACAAAGTTGAAAAACCAGTTTGGCCACTTCTATGCTGTTGCGACTATTTGTTCTGCAGAGCAGAACGAGTCATTCATTAATTCATATTTCAA ATATGGCATAGAGATTGGCAAACCCACATTTATCATAGTAGACAATCCAGAAATGGGATTTGAAAAGATTGTGAAGATTGCATATGTAAAAGGAG AATGTAAGAGAAAAGATGTAATCTCCAAGTTGAAGACTGAG GTTATGGAAGCTTATGTCAATGTAATCACTGCCATACCTGGACTTGACAACCATGATGCCAGTGCG CTTATTGGTTCCATTGGTTCCATCGAAGCATTGTCTAAAGCATCCAAGGAGTTCATAATGGAGAACACTGATCTTTCAGCTGAGAAAGCAGAACTAATTGAGAAATTCTTTAAAGATCCCAAGTATTATCTGTCTCCAAAATTTAACTAG
- the LOC116256381 gene encoding protein PARTING DANCERS homolog isoform X3 → MAGCRQNYRVQKSDSSTSGNLGIGVCMINNSWRDEQRPDFIQFVSSFLRANAYRLNFLPIAPDFIFNNGGLSVAFIFITNWNPQNIPAIFGRITKLKNQFGHFYAVATICSAEQNESFINSYFKYGIEIGKPTFIIVDNPEMGFEKIVKIAYVKGECKRKDVISKLKTERELSVQVMEAYVNVITAIPGLDNHDASALIGSIGSIEALSKASKEFIMENTDLSAEKAELIEKFFKDPKYYLSPKFN, encoded by the exons ATGGCCGGCTGCCGGCAGAACTACAGAGTTCAGAAGAGCGATTCTTCTACTTCAGGAAATTTAG GTATCGGTGTCTGCATGATCAACAATTCATGGAGAGATGAGCAGCGTCCAGACTTTATAcaatttgtttcttcctttctgaGAGCGAATGCTTATCGGCTCAATTTCCTGCCAATTGCTCCC GACTTTATTTTCAACAATGGTGGACTGTCCGTCGCATTCATCTTTATTACAAATTGGAACCCTCAGAATATCCCAGCAATATTTGGCAG AATTACAAAGTTGAAAAACCAGTTTGGCCACTTCTATGCTGTTGCGACTATTTGTTCTGCAGAGCAGAACGAGTCATTCATTAATTCATATTTCAA ATATGGCATAGAGATTGGCAAACCCACATTTATCATAGTAGACAATCCAGAAATGGGATTTGAAAAGATTGTGAAGATTGCATATGTAAAAGGAG AATGTAAGAGAAAAGATGTAATCTCCAAGTTGAAGACTGAG CGTGAGCTTTCAGTGCAGGTTATGGAAGCTTATGTCAATGTAATCACTGCCATACCTGGACTTGACAACCATGATGCCAGTGCG CTTATTGGTTCCATTGGTTCCATCGAAGCATTGTCTAAAGCATCCAAGGAGTTCATAATGGAGAACACTGATCTTTCAGCTGAGAAAGCAGAACTAATTGAGAAATTCTTTAAAGATCCCAAGTATTATCTGTCTCCAAAATTTAACTAG